TGGTAAGTGCATATCCAAGATGAGCAATATGGTGTTAACTCTTAGTTTATCTTTAAATCAGAAGTAAAAGTTTGGAATGGCTTGTACTTTTgtagtttagaaaaatagattaGTGGGATCTGTTTGATCTAATCTATGGTTGAAAGTTTAGAAAGTCTGCAGAGCTCTATAAGTGGAAGTTTCCACTGTTTTAACACTTGCAAcactttgttatatataaaatggtaacacttatgggaaaaaaaaaaaccgagatTGAAGTATGTGACGTGGTAACTCATAAATTATGAGTCATAATATAATGTTATATGCTTAACCAAAAGATGTAATAGCTGATGTGGCAGTTGACTTCTTCTAAGATATTTTAGTTTAGCTAAAATGTGGGTAAGCTACCAAAAACATTTCTGAAACGACAAAAAATTAGTAGGAGCATAGCATGTTTGAAAAGAGATTGGAAAATTgtcatttctcaaaaaaattaaatgactCGGCTCCacgcctcttcttcttgttctagTTCACAGTACTCCGTGTCCACCTCTACGTCAAAgtcttcttcaatctccctcTAATTGAAGTTTTCCTTCAGTGTTATAGCATCAACCGAAGtcagtaaataaaaaataaaaaaatcatgctGTATCTAAATGTATTGATAAATGATGCTTACAGCATGTGCATGTTGTTTACTCTTGAGATGCGTGGTGAAATCTTCGAAGCTTTGGGCAGAAAAAGCGCATAGTGTGCAAGACCATGTGGGAGATTCACCCGTTTGACTGCACTTGTCCTCATCCTCCGAGCATGAACCCATTTCATCTGTGTGgggaaaatgaagaaagaaaagtaaCTAGTTAAGAAACAGCTTTGCTGGTTAATCTATATATTTCAAAGCTGCGTGAGAGAGGGTAAAGAAAAAACACCTGTTAGTAAGCTTGTCCAGAGCCACTCTTTATAAACACCAGACAGAAAGCTTTTCCAGAGCCAGGCTGGAGCTGGTTCGCGTTGAGGATATGCCAGAAAAATTGTGTATCCCTCACTATCTAGGCGATAAAGAGTACGAGCTAAGGATTCTAGTTCCTTAGGACCAGATATGAGTAATATATTAGCCGGTGGTGGGTTCAACTCGACCCAGTCAAACAAATCGGAT
The sequence above is a segment of the Camelina sativa cultivar DH55 chromosome 10, Cs, whole genome shotgun sequence genome. Coding sequences within it:
- the LOC109124984 gene encoding uncharacterized protein LOC109124984, with translation MQGVEEEEEEKTLVWWDISSCPIPTGYDPCLVGPRIVSAWRSYRMSGPITITAIGRLTHHPNAPDNDVLRKLSSSGISLIHANELQSDLFDWVELNPPPANILLISGPKELESLARTLYRLDSEGYTIFLAYPQREPAPAWLWKSFLSGVYKEWLWTSLLTDEMGSCSEDEDKCSQTGESPTWSCTLCAFSAQSFEDFTTHLKSKQHAHAVSIIYQYI